The stretch of DNA CCACGTGTCCGCTGATTACTGCTTCGGGCACGAGTTGGATGGTGATGCTGGTGGGATGATCGGACAACGTTGCCATGAACGGTGTGCGAGCTTCGCCAATCTCATTCGAGCCAAAAAATCCTGGCTTATGCGCCTGGACGCTAACCGATGGAGAGCTCAGATGATCGAACTCGAAATTCCCATTCTGGTCTGCGAGTTTTGCGCTCTGGTCGGCCTGAACAAGGGCATAGGGAATTGGTGCGCCCGTGAATGAATTTACGACCGTGCCGGTGAGGACGTAAGCAGGAGGAGTTTGCTGATTGTCCCCGAAGCCTTGAGCTTCGGCACGAGACAAAAGAGCTGCGAGCGCCGCAATCAGTACAGCACAACCAACCCAGAAACGACCCCGGGCAACACAACACCGCATGCGAATAAAGCTAGCTGAGAGTTCCTGCTCAAGGCAAGCGGAACGCCGTGCGGGTGGAACCCTCCGACTACGGGGTGGGAGCCCCCGACTTGAGTCGGGGGCGCACGGCGCTAAGCCGTGCGTCTTCGTCGTGCAATTAAGAGCTGCGCTTAGCGCTGGTCCATGCGCGAAGCGCGCTTGTGGTCAGACTCCTTCATCGCGGCACTTGCAGGACGAAAACGAAGCTCACTCCCAGATTGTCGTGTTTCATTGGCGAGATCAAATGCGCGCGTCGCGCGTCGGCCAGCGCTAAAGCGCGGTTTTCACTGGCCTCCGATAGACGCACGGCTGCGCCGTGCGCCCCCGACTCAACTCGGGGGCTTCCGCCCAAACCACGACTCGAACCTGAAACATCTTTAATCCATCTCGCGCATCCGCATCGAACCCGGGCCTGACGAAGGCGCTCCGCCTTCGGCTGCGTTCTGCTCTTTTTGCCAATCCTGCTCCGAGATCACCTCGATGGGCAGCAGTTTCTTTGTTATCAGCTTCTTGTTCATCGAAAGCTCAGGCGTGACCAGTTTCTGGAATTCGTTGATCACGTCTTCGAGTTCACGGCCGAGCACATCGGTGCGGGCGACCTGCGAATCCGTGGGCTTGCCCTCGTAGCCGTTCACGTCGCTGTAGAGGCCGGCGAGGAATTCGCGCAAGCGTTCTTCGCCGGTGATCGCGCCGCCTTCTTTCGTGGCCACAATCTTGCCACGAATCACGTCCACATCAGCGGCTAGCTTCGTAAGCCGCTGCTTGAGCGGATCGTTGTTCTTGAGCTGACTTGCATCGCGATTTGCTGTATCACGAACATTGACAATCGCGTCTACTGCCCAGCTCATATGGTTGAGAAGGGCGGACAGTTTGGTCGCGAGATCGAACTGCGCCTTACGATCTTCAACCGTGTACTTCGCCCGGGGATCCAGCACCACGTTGATCTTTTCGGTGTAGGTTTTGTCACCCTTCGTCATCTTCACCGTATACGTGCCGGGAAGAACGCGCGGGCCAAACGCGGCTCCAAATGCCGCACTAGCTGCTGGTGGAACTTTCGGCGGCTTCAGGTGCATCGACCAGGTCACGCGATTCACGCCGCGATGCTTGCTGGTGTTGACCGAATCCACGAATTTGCCCTGATCGTCGAAGATCTCGATCTTCAGGTCGCCGAAGATGTGGCGCGTGCGCTGATAGTACGGAATCGTCGCCTCTTCCGGACGATTCTGCCCGTTGAACGAGTTCGCGCCTTCGGGCCACCCGCCTTGGGTCTCCATCCACTGCACTGCCGGCGGGGTCGGCAGGAATCCCGCGTCTTCCTGCATGATCTGCGGCGTCAGCGCGCGCAACGGAGAGATGTCGTCGATGATCCAGATACCACGCCCGTGTGTGGCCAGCACAAGATCGTTGGTGCGCGGCTGAATTACAAGATCATCAACCGGAACTGCCGGGAAGCTGCTGCCTTTGTACTGCGCCCAACGCTCGCCGCCATCGTTGCTGACGAAGAGCCCAAATTCAGTTCCAAGAAAAAGCAGGTTGGGACTGACCAAGTCCTCCTTTATGACGTGTGCCCAGCCGCGCACTCCGCTGTCGTTCGCGACGATCGACTTCCACGTTTTGCCGAAGTCAGAGGTTTTAAAAACGTGCGGAGTCATATCGCCGTACATATGACGATCGACTGCGGCGTATGCCGTACCCTCATCAAAGCGACTGGCCTCAACCCACGCTATCCATGAGCCTTGTCCCGCTTCGGAAACATTTCCGATGACGTTCGTCCAGTTCTTGCCGCCATCGCGAGTCACTTGAATATTTCCGTCGTCGGTTCCCACCCAGATCACTTGGCCATTCTTCGGAGATTCAGAAATCGAATAAATCGTCGTGTTCATCTCCGCCGCGGAGTTATCGACGGTGATGCCGCCGGATTCCTCCTGCTTCTGCTTCTCCGGGTTGTTGGTGCTTAGGTCCGGGGA from Terriglobales bacterium encodes:
- a CDS encoding glycosyl hydrolase, which gives rise to MRFDAGTISGLPARNIGSATMSGRVAAVTAYSDHGRLTVFIGAASGGVWKSVNGGSSFRSVFDQPDVQSIGALAVDSTNTKIVWAGSGESWMRNSVSIGDGIYKSTDGGENWNNVGLKDTEHIVKILVNPKDGNSVLVCATGSAFADNDAGGVYKTTDGGQNWRKVLAGANRSTGCGQMSASPQDSNTIYATTWDFRRQAWTFRSGGPGSGIFKSTDGGEHWSEINESNAKGLPAKPYGRIAIAVAPSKPQTVYAMIECKASALYRSDDGGQSWKKLDASQYMVWRPFYFANLIVDPKNENKIFKVDLVLLLSVNGGESFSAVSNQAHGDFHDVWIDPNDTNTVFATDDGGVWRSFDGGSRWEHQMNLPISQFYHVSVDNNIPYHVYGGLQDNSSWVGDSSYPGGVSNSRWENMYGGDGFWMWEDPSDRDYLYAEAQGGEIGRVNRWTHETRAIKPYPQYGEKKLRFNWNTPIQVSPNDKNTLYLGAQFLFRSRDHGQSWERISPDLSTNNPEKQKQEESGGITVDNSAAEMNTTIYSISESPKNGQVIWVGTDDGNIQVTRDGGKNWTNVIGNVSEAGQGSWIAWVEASRFDEGTAYAAVDRHMYGDMTPHVFKTSDFGKTWKSIVANDSGVRGWAHVIKEDLVSPNLLFLGTEFGLFVSNDGGERWAQYKGSSFPAVPVDDLVIQPRTNDLVLATHGRGIWIIDDISPLRALTPQIMQEDAGFLPTPPAVQWMETQGGWPEGANSFNGQNRPEEATIPYYQRTRHIFGDLKIEIFDDQGKFVDSVNTSKHRGVNRVTWSMHLKPPKVPPAASAAFGAAFGPRVLPGTYTVKMTKGDKTYTEKINVVLDPRAKYTVEDRKAQFDLATKLSALLNHMSWAVDAIVNVRDTANRDASQLKNNDPLKQRLTKLAADVDVIRGKIVATKEGGAITGEERLREFLAGLYSDVNGYEGKPTDSQVARTDVLGRELEDVINEFQKLVTPELSMNKKLITKKLLPIEVISEQDWQKEQNAAEGGAPSSGPGSMRMREMD